The Desulfobacterales bacterium sequence CCCTTGATTTCAGAATGAAGTCGTCCCGGGTCAAGGTTGATCAGTATAAAGCTACCGGCGCTAAGATCCTATCGACGGCCTGCGAAAACTGCCATACCCAGCTGAGCAATCTGAATGAGCATTACAAAACCGGGTTAAATGTGCAGTTTTTAAGCTCGATGGTGGCGGATGCGTTAATTCAGCGCGCTCAAATATAAACGCCAACCCAACCTTTTAAGCAATCTGCAGGAAAGGGATGGTCTTTAAAATCAATTACCAAAAGGAGGTGAGAAAAGCGGAATTTAGCCTTTAGATTTAATTTTAAATAAGCTTAAAAGATCAAAATTTCTTAGAAAAAGGAGAAGGAAGAGAATGAAAAAAAAATTTAAAATTATTTCAATTGTGTTTCTGACAGTGATGCTGTCGACACCGGCCTTTGCAACCAATGGCGACAACATGATTGCCATCGGCCCCGTCGCAAGGGCCATGGGCGGAGTGGGAATTGCCTATCCCCTGGATGCCATCAGCGCGGTTTTTGCAAACCCGGCCGCCATGTGTTTTGGTGAATACTGCCCGGCGTCCGAATTTAATTTTTCGGGTACTCTTTTTATGCCAAACGTCGACACAAAAATAACCAACACAGCCATCGGAACTTATAAGGCAGACAGTGACGAGAAGATCTATGCAATCCCCGCCATCGGATTCTCTATTCCTATGGGATCGGGTCCTTCCAACTGGCGCTTTGGCCTGGCCGCCTATGGTGTCACCGGTTTAGGAGTAGATTACCGCGGGACTGCTGTGGACACGAATCCGCCGGCCTACGGCGGAAATCCGCTGGTTTCCGGGTCTTATACAGCCATGCAGATTATGAAGTTTGCGCCGGCCGTATCCTTTCAGCCCACCACACGCTTATCGATCGGGTTGGGGCTGCATATCGATTATGCCAGCCTCGATCTGAGAAATGGGACCTCCTTTAATTACGGCTTTGGGCTGCAACCCGGCGTTATCTATAAGCCAACCGACCACCTGTCGTTGGGTCTTACCTATACGACCGCACAGAGTGTCGATCATGAAAATGTATCTGATTTTGATGGCGACGGAACGTTGGATACCCTTACGATGGAAGCACCGCAGCAGTTTGGTCTTGGCGCTGCCCATGATTTTTTTAATGGCAAATTGCTTCTGGAAGTCGACGTAAAATGGATCAATTGGTCGGATGCCAAGGGGTACGGCAGCG is a genomic window containing:
- a CDS encoding outer membrane protein transport protein — protein: MKKKFKIISIVFLTVMLSTPAFATNGDNMIAIGPVARAMGGVGIAYPLDAISAVFANPAAMCFGEYCPASEFNFSGTLFMPNVDTKITNTAIGTYKADSDEKIYAIPAIGFSIPMGSGPSNWRFGLAAYGVTGLGVDYRGTAVDTNPPAYGGNPLVSGSYTAMQIMKFAPAVSFQPTTRLSIGLGLHIDYASLDLRNGTSFNYGFGLQPGVIYKPTDHLSLGLTYTTAQSVDHENVSDFDGDGTLDTLTMEAPQQFGLGAAHDFFNGKLLLEVDVKWINWSDAKGYGSDDFDWEDQWVFGVAAQVEPVSNLFLRAGYNYGENPVKEHQNFSGVKTVQGKTMPAYYYETFRIVGFPAIVEQHLTFGIGYKFTESLKVDLGYMYAFENTIRESGTDFAGNPVTLESSLSESSIDFGLTWRF